The genomic segment ATGACCATGACGCCGACGAGAACGGCCAGGAGCACCGCGACCGCCGCGGCGATGAACCGCCCCTTGCCGCCGATGCCGTCCTGAAGTTTGGCGATCGGCCACCACAGGAACTTGAGCGGCACCCGCCTCATCTCGGCCGCGTTGTACAGGGCCGGGGCGGCGTGCGTGGTCACCACCTCGAGCCGCTGCACGATCGGGTCGGTCTGTTCCGGCGGGTTGTAGCACTCCAGGACCAGCACCGCCCGGGCGGGCTTGGTCTTGTCCTTCTCCCGTTCGTCGCGGACGGGCTGAACGATGAGCAGCTTGGGCTGGCTCTCGTGCAGGTACTCGTCCAGCGCGTGGGCGACGGCCGGCGGCAGGCCGGCGTCCTTTTCGCCCTTGAACGTGAGCGCCTCGCCCCACTGGAGGACGGACTGCATGAGCAGCCGCAGGCGGCGGACGTGCGTGCTGGCCTTTTCGACCACGTCCGCCCCGCTGACCGCTTCCACGGTGACGCGGGACCGGTCGTGCCGGATGCCGACGCACAGGCGGTCGCACTCGATCAGCTTGCGGCCCTCGTTGGCGACGTGGTACGCCACCTCGGTCGGGTTCAGGCTCGAGTGGATGTGCCGGGCGAACGTCTCGACCTGCGCGTAGGTCTTCTCGACGCCGGCCGCGACGCGGGCGTTGCTGAAGCTGTGGTACTGGCTGGCGTACCCGGCCATCTGGAACGCGTAGTTCAGATAGGTCGGGTACATGCGCGGGTCGTGGGTGGCGTCCTGGAACACTTCCAGCACGCCGATCGGTTGCTTCTCGGTACTGAGGATCGGGGCGAAGAGGGCGAAGTGGTCGGTCAGGTTGGCGGGCGGGACCGGGCCGGGTTCGCCGGGGCCGGGGGCCATGCGCCCGTTCGGCTCGAGGAGGATCGGCCGCGGCGGCGCGGTCTGGAACACCTGTCGCAGCACCTCGTTATGGCACTGGCGCCCGCCGCGGCGGGTGTCCAGTCCGACCTTGTCGATGTTCTCCTGGCACGCGAGCTGGAGGAACCCCTGCGGGGTCCGCAGCCAGACGGCGCCGGCCGGGGCGTCGATGGCCTGGAGCGTGCGGTTGAGGAACTGCTGGTAAAATTCGGTGGGCGAGAGCGTGGAGCCGGCCAGTTTCCCGGCGGACTCGAACGCGTCCTCGATCTGCCGGGCGTACCGGGATCGGGCGTCGTCGCTCCCGCCGCCGGAGGAGGAGTTGGGCGAAGCGGGTGCGGTTGCAGGGGTCGTACTCACGGGAACCTCGGTGCTGCGTCCACCAGTCGGCCGGGCGTGCGGCTCGGAATCGGTGGCTCCGGTGATCGGATTGTGGCAAGGGCCCGTGTCGCGGATCAACCGCTAAATTCAGCGAGCTGAAAAACACGGTGGACAGTCAGTGGCCTTTGTCCCGAGCCCCGGCGATCCGGCGGCCCCGGGCCAACGCCTCCGAACGGAGCGGCCGGGCGGGTCGTAGCGATCATACCGCGTGGCGCGCGGTATGGGAAGTTCGGAGCCCCCGCTCACTTTATTCTGCACACACGAAGTCGTCTCTGCTCTGACCATAGTACGCGGCCGCCTTACGCGCCGGGGTGCTGATTTTCCCACGTGAGAATATGGTGCATCAGATCGCCCGGGTCCATGTCCGAACACGGCAGCGGCCAGTCGAACCGTTCGGACGCGGCGAGCTGGATCGCGGCCCCGCGGTCGAACGGGTCGGCCCACAGTTGTACGAACCGGCCGATGGCCCGCCCGCGGCGGCACAACCGGTTGACACACGACCACGCGTCGTCCTCGGTGCGGGACGCGTCGGCGAGCAGTTCGGTCCAATCGGCCAGCCATTCGACCAACATTCGTGCCTCGATGTCTCCCAGCCCCCGGGTCAGCGCTTCGTCCCGCAGCACGTGCCGGATCAGCGCGTCACACGGCGTCGCCATGCAGCATCCCCCACCCGTCTCGGTCCCGAAAATCGGCCGGCAGACCCCCATCTGCCGGCCGCTCCCCCACCCGCGTGTGCGTCGTTCGTATGAAGTGGGGGGCGTATAACGCCGGGTCGTGCCGCCCGCAAGCGGACCTCGCCCCGCGGGTGCCTACTTCGTGCGCACAGTTGGCGGGCGGGAGCAACTGGCGTAATCTGGCGAAGTTGAAACCCGAACGTGACCACGTTTGCGGCTCGCCGCCGACCCGAGAGTGCCCATGATCGCGGTGGTTGAAGTCGTCCCGTGGCTCGCCGCGGCTCTGGCCCTCGGCGCGGTGCTGACGTGGCTGTGCCCGGCGCTGTTGCGGCCCATTTTGTGGGCGTTCGCGCACGCCTGCTACCGGTTCACGGTGCACCGCCGCGACCGCGTTCCGGCGACCGGCGGCGCGCTGGTCGTCGCCAACCACGTGAGCTACGTCGACTGGCTGGTGCTGTGGGTAGCGTGCCCGCGGCGGGCGACGTTCGTGATGTGGGGCCACTACGACCGCAACCCGCTGCTGCGGTTCTTCCTGTCGTGGGCGCGCGCCCGCACGATCCGCGTGGACGCCCGGGTCGGCCGCGCCCACGCCGTCGCGGACGCCCTGGAGCGGGTGGCCCGCGCGCTGGACGCGGGCGAGGTGGTGGTGATGTTCCCCGAAGGCGCGCTGTCGCGAACCGGGAACATGCTCCCGTTCGGCCGCGGGGTCGAGCGGATTCTGAAGCGGACCCGAACGAACGTGTCGGTGATCCCGACCGCGACCTGCGGGCTGTGGAACGGCTTCTTCAGCCACGGCGGCGGGCCGGTGCTGCGCAAGTGGCCGAAGGCGTTCCGCCCGCGGGTGAGCGTGCTGTTCGGAAGACCCATCACCCGGGCCCCACTCCCTGAAGGGAAGGGGGAGAAAGCCGAAGAACCCACCCCCAGCCCCTCGTCTCTCTCCCCGGCCCTGTCAGCGGAGCTTCTCGCGGGCCGAGGGAAGGGAGGGGAGCAAGACCTGCGGAATTCTGTTACTGGAGCGGAATCGGAGGAGGCTTCGCGCGCGTCCACCCCCGTCCCTTCAGGGAGGGGGGCCGGGGGGGTGGGTCTGCGAAGCGCCGACCTGCGTCTCGCGGTCCAGGAGGTCACGGCCGATCTCGCGGTCCTCGAAAGCGACCACCTGCTCCCCGTGCACCGGCGGTTCGTCCGGGCCGCGGCGAAGTTCCGGCGGCTGTTCCGCCCGGCGGTCGTGGACAACTCCGGCGGTCCCGCGCGCACGCTCACCTGGGCGAAGTTGCTCGTCGGCGCGCTGTGCGTCTCGCGCCACTTGCGGTCGCGCGTGGGCGACGGGCCGAACGTCGGCGTCTGGCTCCCGACGGGGCTGGGCGGGGCGCTGGCGAACGTGGGGCTGGCGTTCATCGGCAAGGCGGCGGTGAACCTGAACTACACCGCGGGCGCCGCGGCCGTGCGGTCCGCGGTGAAGCAGGCGGACATTCGTGTCGTTGTCACCGCGAAGAAGTTCACGGCCCGCGCGCCGCTCGATCTGCCCGAAGACGTGCGCCGGATCTACCTCGAAGACGCACTCGCCGCGGTCACCGCGTGGCAGCGCGTCCGCACGTTCCTCCTCGTCCTCCTGCTGCCGGGCTGGGCGATCGACCGCTTCGTTCTCGGACTGCACCGGCACCGGTTGGACGACACGCTCACCATTGTTTTTTCCAGCGGCAGTACCGGCGAGCCGAAGGGCGTCGTGCTGACGCACCGCAACATCGCCGCGAACGCCGACGCGTCCATCCGCACGCTCGAGATCGGTCCGGGCGAGGTGCTGTTCGGCATCCTGCCGTTCTTCCACAGTTTCGGTTACACCGTGTGCCTGTGGGCGCCGCTGAACGCGCCCTGTGTCGCGGTGTACTACCCCGACCCGCGGCAGGCGAAAGAGGTCGGCGAACTCGCGCGCACGCACCGCGCAACCCTGATGGCCGCGACCGCGACCTTTCTGCGGTTTTACATTCGCAGGTGCGGCGCGGACGACTTCCGCACGCTCCGGTTCGTTGTGTGTGGGGCGGAAAAGTTACCGGTGAAGCTCCAGGACGAGTTCTTCGCGAAGTTCGGCGTGCTGTCCGTCGAGGGCTACGGGTGTACGGAACTGTCGCCGGTGGTGTCGTGCAGCATGCCGGACGTACACGTGGACGGCCTGTTCCAGCAGCGGAACCGCCGCGGGTGCATCGGCCAGCCGATCTTCGGCGTGTGCGTGCGGGCCTGCGACCCGAACACGCTGGAGCCGCTGCCGACGGGCGCAGAAGGCGTGTTGTGCGCGAAAGGGCCGAACGTGATGGCGGGCTACCTGCACCAGCCCGAGCGGACCGCGGCCGCGGTGCGGGACGGGTGGTACAACACCGGCGACGCGGGGCTGATCGAACCGGACGGGTTCATTCGCATCACGGGCCGGCTGTCGCGGTTCGCGAAGATCGCGGGCGAGATGGTCCCGCTCGAAAAGCTCGACGACGAGATGCACGAGGCGCTCGCGACGGGCGGCGACCGCGTGCTGGCCGTGGCGGCGGTGCCCGACGAGAAGCGCGGCGAGCGGCTGGTGGTGCTGTACCTGCCCGACATCGAGCCGCGGCTCGCGGACCTGTTCGCAACGCTGCCGAAGCGCGGCATCCCGAACCTGTGGGTGCCGGACCGCCGCGACTGCTACCCCGTGGAGGCGCTGCCGGTGCTGGGCAGCGGCAAGCTCGACCTGAAGGGGCTCAGCGACATGGCCCGAGAGCGGGCGCTGGCTGGTACCTGACCCCATCACCAGCCAGGTGTTACCTCCGTGGCACCTCAACTTGTACCACAAGTTGGGCTAGATTTTATGTCGTATGCGATCACGGGGCGGAGCTTCCGGGGGCCGCGCCAGAGGGTCTGCCACCCGGGCGTTCCGTCGCTGGGTCGGTTCACGTGTCTGCCCAGGCGGCCCAAGGCCCACAGGAACTCCCGTACCCGCCAGTGCGGCTGCACTACCCCCGACCGCCAGACACTCGACACCCGCACCGCGCGTTCGCCCACCACGCTCACGGCCGGGGTGTCCTGACGGGCCAGGTCGCGCAACTCCAGCAGGGCCACCGCCAGCACGGACGTGATCCCCATGGCCGCCGCCAGTGCCGCCCGGGTCCGGTGCTGGAGCTTCTCCACTCCACATCCGGTCTTGAGCGCCTTATGGTACTCCTCGATGATCGGGCGCCTCGGGTAGTAGCTCACCACCTCCCGCATCCGCGCCACGTCCTCCACCACGCGGTCCGTCAGCAGGAACCACTCGACGCCCGTTTCCCCGGCCGGCACCTCGACCTCCCACACGCGGATCACCTGCACGGTCACGGTGTGCCGGGCACGCGGGGCCGGGACCGTGACGGTCGCCCAGCACCCCTGCAATTTCACGGGCCGGGACCGCCCCGAGCCCTCGCGCGCCTCGCCCCGCCAACCGGCCTGAGCCGGAACGCTCCGCACGTGGTCGTGCAACTTCGCTTCGGACCCCACGAGTCGGCGGTTCGACCGGGACCGGATCACGAACGACCGGCCCGCACCGGCCATCGGCTGAAGGAACTCGAACGTGTCGGCGCCCCGGTCGCACCCGTGGATCCACGTGCGGCCCGCCGGCGCGTCGCCGACCGCGTCCACGCCGTGTCCCCAGAGTCGGCTCTCGCGGTCGGCCCGGTCCCGCCTCGCGGCCATGCCCTCCGCGGCCGTAACCGCCGGCTCGACGCGCCGGTGCCGGATCTGGTTGGCCAAGCCCAGAACGGCACCGGTTCGGGCCACGACGGCCAGACTATTGTGGCACTCCCACCCGCGCCCCCAACCGTTGCCGATGGGACCCAGGCCACGGACCGCGCGCCCCGAGTAGTCGAGCTCGGTGGTATCGTGGAGCACGAGGACCACGTCCTCGGTCCGGGCCGTAGGGTCCCGCGTGACCCGGGTGTGCGTGGCTCGAACGGACGGGTGCGTGGCCTGGGGCCGGTTCACGATCTTCCCGAACGCGCGGTAGTCGGCGGGGCCGGCGAACTTGGCGGGCCACGACTCGGCCTCATTACCAACGAGCATGTCGGCCAAATCGATGATCCGCCGGTTCGCCCGGGCGTCACTCAAATCGAGGCCCGAGAAGTGGATCTGACCGAAGCTCGGTGCGGTGGTGCTGGGGGTCATGACCAGCCCAGCCAAGGATGGTGGAGGACAGCACAATGGTACCGCCGCACCACGTCAACCCCAGCTTGCGGTACAAGTTGAGCCGTAACACCCGAGCCGCCCCGGGACGACGAGCGCACGCCCCGTTGCGGCGCGACACACGCGCTGCGGTTCGGCGAACAGGGCCTCCTCGGGACCGATCGGTTGAGGTCCGTCCGGAGTCCGAGCCGACGGGCCTCCGAGACCAGCGCCCAACGGTACTGAGGCTCAACGCGGAACAACCGGGAAAGTACCGAATGCTTCTGTCTCGGCGCTCGGGGCTCCGCACTCCGGCTCCCGAGCGTCTCAACGCGGCCTATCCCCACGTGGAAGCATTATGTGCAACGGGGGCTCACGAGTTAACGCCGGGCGTCCGAGCCGTTTCCGGGGGGAGCGACGTGGCCCGGTTCCGACTCGGGGGACGTTCGGAAGGACCGCTCGTTTCGGGAAAGTCCCAAAAGGACGTCTTATCACAACCTGGGGCACCGACTCGGGTGCGGGCGGTGCCGGTGCGTGCGGTGAGGTGCCCGACCCGAACCCGTTGGGGCGGCAATGGACCGCCGGCCGTGAGGGGAACCGGACCCCGCCGAGCCGCAGCGGGTGTTGGGGGGCCGGCGCACACGGGAGATCATTTTCCCGCTCATGCCTTATTACTCCTCGTGCTGCACCGCGCGGCGCTCGTTCCGGGTCTGCCGCTGATCGATCGTCCGCCACGTCCGAAACGTTGGCCGCCTCAATCGGGACGCGACCGGCACGGCCGTTTCACCGTTTCGGAACCTTGAGCGGTTTCGGTTCGCGTGTGTGGGCCGGTGCTTGAGCCCCGGAGGGGCGGCCGGGGCTTCGCCGCGGCGTGTGCCAGGGGAGCGCGACTGAGTCGCATTCCCTGGCACACGCAAAAGCCCAAGATTCATCCATGCCTTTAATTTATCACTGTCATCTGATTTATGACACGCATTGCGAGCAATGCGCCAGACGGTGTTTACCACGTTTTCGGCCGGGGCCTCAATTTCTGCCGTATCTTCTTCTCATTTATTTGAAGGTAGGAAATTGCACTTCTCGCATCAAGTAGATCTTATCAATTGAGACCCATGTTGTACAAATAAGTGATATGATAAATTTACATCACTGTGATTCATATTTAAGTGGCGCGCCGGCCGGTATAGGTTCGGTGACCGGCGGGATCGGCGTGCCCGAGACGCCCGGCCCCGGCCGACCGCCCGTAGGTGGCCCGCGCACGGGGCCGCGGGACCGCCCGCGGGACCGAACGCGGTACTCGCCCGCGCGGGCACTCGCGCGCCCGGCCGGTGGATGGTTCGGCAAAACGTTCGCGTCGCAGGCTCGCACCGGGTCTCGTTCCGGGCGGGCGGTGTCGCTCCCGAGGTTCCGTCAATGTTCTGGACACGCTCTCACGCCCGCCCCGAGGGGGCCGCCGCGCCCGAGGCCCGAACCGCGGACCTCCTCGCGGAGGCGAACGCGAACACCCGGGCGGTTACAGCGGTGACCGAAGCCGTGCAGCGCGCGGCGGACGCGCCCGAAGTGATCCGGGCGGCCCTGGACACCGTGCGCTCGGCCTTCGGCTGGGCGTACGCCTCGTACTGGGTCATCGGGCCGCGGGACCGGGAGCTCCGGTTCGCGCACGAGTCGGGGGCCGTGAACGAAGCGTTCCGGAAGGCCACACGGGATGCGCGGTTCCGTGAGGGCGAGGGGCTCTCCGGCCGGGCGTGGCGGCAGCGGGACCTGATCTTCACCCCCGACATCGGCCAGATGACCGACTGCTGCCGGGCGCCGGTCGCCGCGCGG from the Frigoriglobus tundricola genome contains:
- a CDS encoding IS4 family transposase, encoding MTPSTTAPSFGQIHFSGLDLSDARANRRIIDLADMLVGNEAESWPAKFAGPADYRAFGKIVNRPQATHPSVRATHTRVTRDPTARTEDVVLVLHDTTELDYSGRAVRGLGPIGNGWGRGWECHNSLAVVARTGAVLGLANQIRHRRVEPAVTAAEGMAARRDRADRESRLWGHGVDAVGDAPAGRTWIHGCDRGADTFEFLQPMAGAGRSFVIRSRSNRRLVGSEAKLHDHVRSVPAQAGWRGEAREGSGRSRPVKLQGCWATVTVPAPRARHTVTVQVIRVWEVEVPAGETGVEWFLLTDRVVEDVARMREVVSYYPRRPIIEEYHKALKTGCGVEKLQHRTRAALAAAMGITSVLAVALLELRDLARQDTPAVSVVGERAVRVSSVWRSGVVQPHWRVREFLWALGRLGRHVNRPSDGTPGWQTLWRGPRKLRPVIAYDIKSSPTCGTS
- a CDS encoding efflux RND transporter periplasmic adaptor subunit; translation: MSTTPATAPASPNSSSGGGSDDARSRYARQIEDAFESAGKLAGSTLSPTEFYQQFLNRTLQAIDAPAGAVWLRTPQGFLQLACQENIDKVGLDTRRGGRQCHNEVLRQVFQTAPPRPILLEPNGRMAPGPGEPGPVPPANLTDHFALFAPILSTEKQPIGVLEVFQDATHDPRMYPTYLNYAFQMAGYASQYHSFSNARVAAGVEKTYAQVETFARHIHSSLNPTEVAYHVANEGRKLIECDRLCVGIRHDRSRVTVEAVSGADVVEKASTHVRRLRLLMQSVLQWGEALTFKGEKDAGLPPAVAHALDEYLHESQPKLLIVQPVRDEREKDKTKPARAVLVLECYNPPEQTDPIVQRLEVVTTHAAPALYNAAEMRRVPLKFLWWPIAKLQDGIGGKGRFIAAAVAVLLAVLVGVMVMVPADLRMEAKGQMLPVEIAKVFPPREGQIQEIRTKPGDTLSPGYEIATLFSSPFADEYGKASNELREANAMVDAAAETLAKATGMKEDDKLRTVAEKKNAEQRRDKALQDLRTQDAQYNAGRPNRLGYFRACAPQFDPQLARPLDRSRWTVLNDDRRENLIGRTLRPNEDIMRLGNLEGAWQAELKIPQRNIGQVLKAFADPDSHLIEKDPVRGDRKYLVVDVLLSSQPDKSYEGRLYRDDVAAEAVPNKNEHDENEPVVTAYVKLNVAGIPEENWVPRNHFITGLEVRTRVRCGKHALGYTLFHGVWEWFYEKVVFFI
- a CDS encoding AMP-binding protein, producing the protein MIAVVEVVPWLAAALALGAVLTWLCPALLRPILWAFAHACYRFTVHRRDRVPATGGALVVANHVSYVDWLVLWVACPRRATFVMWGHYDRNPLLRFFLSWARARTIRVDARVGRAHAVADALERVARALDAGEVVVMFPEGALSRTGNMLPFGRGVERILKRTRTNVSVIPTATCGLWNGFFSHGGGPVLRKWPKAFRPRVSVLFGRPITRAPLPEGKGEKAEEPTPSPSSLSPALSAELLAGRGKGGEQDLRNSVTGAESEEASRASTPVPSGRGAGGVGLRSADLRLAVQEVTADLAVLESDHLLPVHRRFVRAAAKFRRLFRPAVVDNSGGPARTLTWAKLLVGALCVSRHLRSRVGDGPNVGVWLPTGLGGALANVGLAFIGKAAVNLNYTAGAAAVRSAVKQADIRVVVTAKKFTARAPLDLPEDVRRIYLEDALAAVTAWQRVRTFLLVLLLPGWAIDRFVLGLHRHRLDDTLTIVFSSGSTGEPKGVVLTHRNIAANADASIRTLEIGPGEVLFGILPFFHSFGYTVCLWAPLNAPCVAVYYPDPRQAKEVGELARTHRATLMAATATFLRFYIRRCGADDFRTLRFVVCGAEKLPVKLQDEFFAKFGVLSVEGYGCTELSPVVSCSMPDVHVDGLFQQRNRRGCIGQPIFGVCVRACDPNTLEPLPTGAEGVLCAKGPNVMAGYLHQPERTAAAVRDGWYNTGDAGLIEPDGFIRITGRLSRFAKIAGEMVPLEKLDDEMHEALATGGDRVLAVAAVPDEKRGERLVVLYLPDIEPRLADLFATLPKRGIPNLWVPDRRDCYPVEALPVLGSGKLDLKGLSDMARERALAGT